One window from the genome of Eucalyptus grandis isolate ANBG69807.140 chromosome 7, ASM1654582v1, whole genome shotgun sequence encodes:
- the LOC104441538 gene encoding basic form of pathogenesis-related protein 1, which yields MNSLTIIISLVFISLFQPSHAQNSPQDYLDSHNVARKQVGVANVTWDNALATYAQSYANQRVGDCSLVHSNGPYGENLAKGTSTFTGTYAVSLWVAGKQNYNYNTNTCSSGCDCLHYTQMVWRDSVRVGCARVQCNNGWWYVVCNYDPPGNYEGELPY from the coding sequence ATGAATTCTCTGACCATCATCATCTCTCTtgttttcatttctctctttcaacCTAGCCATGCCCAAAACTCACCCCAAGACTATCTTGACTCTCATAATGTTGCTCGGAAGCAAGTTGGTGTGGCGAATGTGACATGGGACAACGCCCTTGCAACCTACGCCCAAAGCTACGCAAATCAACGGGTCGGCGACTGCAGCCTTGTGCACTCCAATGGGCCCTACGGTGAGAACCTTGCCAAGGGCACTAGCACATTCACCGGCACCTATGCCGTTAGCTTGTGGGTCGCAGGGAAGCAAAACTACAATTACAACACCAACACTTGCTCGAGCGGGTGTGACTGCTTGCACTACACTCAGATGGTTTGGCGTGACTCGGTCCGAGTCGGGTGCGCTAGGGTTCAGTGTAACAACGGGTGGTGGTACGTTGTGTGCAACTATGATCCTCCAGGCAACTATGAAGGAGAACTTCCATACTAG